The window TAATGCCAGCACCTAAGCTTTGACCAAGGGAGTTTTGATGATTCTTGTTGTTTCCCTTCATAGGTGTGGGTAAGAGTTGCCTTCTTTTACGCTTCTCAGATGGCTCCTTCACCACTAGTTTCATCACCACCATCGGGTACGTATTCTTGGGATTTTGGAGTTGCACTGCTGCAATAAGTGTTGGGTTCTTGAAAAGTTTTACCAATCTCACTATGTCACTCTTCTCTACACAGCATTGACTTTAAGATAAGAACCATTGAGCTAGATGGAAAACGAATCAAGCTGCAAATATGGGATACAGCTGGCCAGGAGCGGTTCCGAACAATCACAACTGGTAAACTTCCTTTTTTTCCTGTAAATATCTGTAGACAGGCATTTTATATCAGAAAAACTCAGATAGTATggtacttattaaaaaaaaaaaaaaaaaacttagactTGACTCTGGCCATTACCTTCTGTTGCTCAAATCGTTCAATGAGGAAAATTGACAGGTGGGAGATATCTTATACTTCCATTGTTCACCTTGTAGAGTTTCCATGCTGTCGGATGAGCTTGTTTCACTTGCAATTTGACAAGGGAAACTTAAAGAACATATTTATTGTTTGGGTGGTAGAATGGGGTTCCAGGTATAAAGTAGTCACCTCAGATGAGCTAAGCTACTTGCAGGGTTGCAATTATCTTGGGTTTGGCTTCAGAGAAAGCTTCACTTGGCTcatttgttatgaaatgaagCCCAGTTTAAAGTCTTGTTATACTTACTTCGAAAAACAGGTCTAAACATATTAAAGTTAGCTTACATGCTTGTGAACTAGCTCAATGTAGGTCAGTTATAAGCAATCTACAGGTGAAAAAAAGTTGCTCTTAAATACTAATGTCTCATTGCTTTCTAATGTGGAACTCTAGTAATCCCATCGATTTTAACACTGTTTTACTCAATCAAATAATCAAAAGATCGATACCTAAATCCCATACGGTATAAATACCAGAGAGGCTCTGTGTAAACTTGGGCCCACTGATGGGCTTGTCCGTTCCTGTTGTTaatattataatacaataaaatcattGGAGTCCCAGACTGGCTCACTAACCCCTGTGTCAAATGCAAGGCTTTTCAACTAAGCTCAAGTTAATACTGTGGAGTTTGTTTCAACTTGAGCCAAGCTATATCATCTTGATGGCCAACCTGAGCTCAGGCGGATTGATTATCTCTTGGGTTGTCCGAATCTCTGAAAAGAGGAACCAAACAAAATGTCAGAATAAaatccctcattttcttttttaatttgaaaattctagATTTTAACAAGCAGCCCCAAGGAACCTTCCAAGGGTTTCCAGTGGTCTCCACCAAGTGACTGTTACATGAAATTTCTAGAATTGTCCCAGTGCTCTATAGTTAGATATCATTAACttgattattttgatcttaaaaCTGGGAGGTCAGCTGATAAATTGTTGTATTTCTGTCTTCTTGTCTTTGGTTTTGTCTTCATTGTTTTGTATTGCCACAATAACCTAGAACACTCTTTTTTCACTATATTACTCtagttttgttttcttattattgtatGTTCATTTCCAGCTTACTATCGTGGAGCCATGGGAATTTTACTGGTCTATGATGTGACTGATGAATCATCTTTCAACAGTATGTTTCCCCCCCTGCCCCCTCCTGCTCTTTCTGATTTCCTTGCTTGGATTGACAAAACTTCATTTATGGATTTCTACTGCTTTATTAAGACCTGGCTTCTCACTTTTTGCAGACATTAGGAACTGGATTCGCAACATCGAACAGCATGCTTCAGATAATGTGAACAAGATACTGGTTGGGAACAAGGCTGACATGGATGAAAGCAAGAGGGTATGTTTCTTTATGTTGGTATTTCTATCGAATTAAATCTAATTTGCTTTaggtttaaaaaagaaagcctACTACGACCTAGTTTTGTCCATGCTTTGAGCTCCTTCATTGTGCCTTTTTGGGGACTTCTAATTGTTGACTACTGCACTATCTCTCCTCCTCGTGCATTTGTAGATCAGTGTTCGCACCCAGTTAAatatcatttactttttttttttttttgtaggctGTGCCTACCTCCAAGGGCCAAGCACTTGCTGACGAGTATGGTATCAAATTCTTTGAGACTGTAAGTAATGCTACTGATTATGGAAGCTGGTTAATCGGTATAGTAAGTACTAAAATATACTGTTCATTGCAGAGCGCAAAGACAAATCTAAATGTGGAgcaagttttcttttcaatagCAAGGGATATAAAGCAAAGGCTTGCAGACACTGACTCTAGGGCTGAGGTACAAAATTCCTATCTTGTCTTAAATAAGAATGAAGAAGTGCAATGATATTATTAGAGATCACCCTCGGGTTtctgtttttgaaaatattggtATGGTTCTTGTCATTGCAGCCTTCGACGATTAAGATCAATCAACCAGACCAGGCAGCTGGAGGCGGCCAAGCTGCCCAAAGATCAGCTTGCTGTGGTTCTTAGGAGCCAATTATTTGATCACACATAATGAAGGCGACACTTCTCTGCAAAAGAggcaaacaaaagcaaaaaactAATTTGTGATAACAATATAATGGGTGCTTGTAATTTTTCTGACTcaattcttttttaactttgttTTAGTGTGTGAAGGGTAGTTTCTTATATTTGAGAATTCTATTTTGTTGCCAACTTTGGATTCGTATATTGTGGCAAACAATAGCTTTATTTTCTTATCTACCCCGTTCCTATCTTCATCTTGGGACATGAACAGATTTACTTTTTAAATGCAATTTCCAATGTAGAATTATGTCTTTGTTTTCTCGATTACAAAAATTTGCCACATGAAACTAATATATAGAATCATAGATTAGAAAGTAGAAACAATAGTGGTTATAAATTTATCAGCTGTTACCatatatagatttcaaatgagATGGAGGGGATCTTATTATAGTTTTCAATTCCGATTTGCTTCGGCTGGAAAAGCTGGAATTTTCCGTTTCGGTGTAGTCTCCAGTATACCATACATCttcgttttgttttgttctaaaTTTCAGCCTGTTCCAATCAATTCTGGACCATTCCAGATtgttttaatagaaaatttttaattttttttgagtttggatgacatttttataaattttaaatctagatgACGTTCTATggaattttaaaatctaaaattcatttatataattttaatttttttgtaactttaaatatgtgctgttattctctctttttttttaatctaatttttttaataatttctcggttattttattttttaattactttttctatatttcaactcaaatttgtgattttttaatattatcttttaacaccatacctccattttttttttaatgttttcaacatatattcattatatagatCTCTAATtcttccacacacacacatatgacTAATCCCGAAACTATACATTAAAACATATCGATACTGAAATATTCTGTTCCAGTGGATAAACAGAAGTTCAAACATCGGAGCTTATTCCAAACAACGAATACAAACTCGTTTGAGTTGTCAGTGTGTTGGTACAGAAGcatcttgaaaataattaatctcTCTATCTCGTATTTGGCGAGGTAAGACTGAAGGAAATGTATACAGATTAAAACATGAAATTAAGGCTGATTTAATGAGTTCCTCTTTAAGATAGGAAAAAAGTGAACGCTCGAATGATACGAACATGAGAATTTGGGGAAGTCTAGCTGCCATCTTTACAACTGAAATTCTTTTGTGCACCAAAATAACAAAGAAACCATCCACTCTTCAATACAAGTTATACAACGGAAAGAGAGAACATAATTAatttaccaaataaaaaaaaaggtgttaCTCGTTTCTATACACATGAGTTGACACTATCTTACAATTTGATTATGGTTCATCTCGAATACCGCTATATGTTCAGTTCCTCCTTCCCATATATACGCTGAAGCTCACGAGTTGCTGCTTGAAATGATTCTAGAAAAACAGAAGAAACAAAGAATATCAAAACTCAGCAATTCAGCAGGTGAAAAAAGAACCCAAAATGGGACAGTTCATGCAAGTTAAATCCCCAGCCCGGCAGGGAGGGAGAGAATGACAATTGAAAGTAACTAGTCTTGTCACCTTTCCAAATTCGGAAGGATTTCTGATTAATTGGGGCACCGAAAACAGTTTGAATCGCATCAAACAATAAACTCTCAGGTGTGCTTCTTAATTCTTGTACAATCTGATAAATAGTCTTTCCATTCTCAAAGTATATGTGATTGTTAGGGTGCTTTGTTTTACAGCCAGCATGGCGCTCAAACTCGTATGCATTCAGCaccttaacaaaaaaaataaaaagacaaaaatcatCGGTTAGCTCAAAAGAAATTTATTGTTAAATACCAGGAACACCAATGGATGGCTTACCTTAGAATAGTCACATGACTGACACCCACAAAGATAGCCAGAACCTTTTATAATCCCACGAAGCTCCTTGTTAAATGCAGGAATGTAATTGTATGTCATTCAAGTGAAACAGTAAAGCCTGAAGAAATCAAGAAAAACTCGAATTTACCTCCCGTGCCAAGGAAACGTACTTCACAGGGACCCCATCAAGCATACCAGTTGATATCAAGCTTCTAACATTTGAGGGAAAGCTATTTGGAGCTTCTTTCTTTGATGTTCTGAATTCTGGCTTATTCTTAGAAACAAATTCAGGTCTTGATTTAGTTGCCCTAGTGGCACTCAGAACTGCACTAGCATTTGTTGTGTCCAAAACTTTCTCACAGGATGTTTCTGATGTTTGAACTGACGGCTGATTGAAAAATAGATCATAGCTGCTTCCAGGCCTGCCCACAGGGATGATATCTTGTTCATCAGGGAATCCACTAAAAGATAAAACATTAGCTTCCCCCTTACCATATGTATCACTGATTGAAATGGAAGTGCCATCTCCATTGCCATATGTGGGAGTTATCGACCTGATATTGGCATCTCCCCTGTTGTAGGTGTGACCCATTAAAGTGACACTGTCATCTTGGTTATAGGACTGCCCTATTGATGTAAAAGCGGCTTCACTTTCTCTGTCATAAGTGTGACCTGGAGACAGGTGACTGATATTTTCCCCACTAGAACAATGTCCCTTTTGAATATGCATACTAGGGTCACTATCCTTAACTTGATTGACTTTGACTTTTCTTATTCCACCATAGGTAAGACATGTTTCAGGATCTTCCATACTATGAGATATGGACAAACCAATGGATGCATCTTCTCCAAATTGGTCATCCATACCCTTTCTTCTCACATTCAAATTCTCTGTTCCAGCAGAAGATATATTCCTTTCAGCAAAGTTGACAGACCTTGCTGTATCAGATCCAAATAAACGACTGACATATTGATTTGGAACTGAATTAAAACTGGAAGCATTTTCCCAAGAAGGGATATTTGCAATTGACATTCCGGAACTTAATTTGCTGTTCGGAGCGTGCACTGCTTGCTTCTTGTTAGGGAACAGCTCTGTTTCAGCAGCATCTACAAACCATTGATGAGATCGTTTTGGTTCAGTTCTGGAAGTATTATCAAACGTTGAGTCTCCGTCATGTACTTGTCCAGCACCTTTTTCCGTCCAAAAACCCTTGTTCTGAAAAGACttcgaaaaaaaaattattcaacctTTATGGACTCTAACATGAACCCTGCACACACTTCCTCATGGTAGACATGAAAGAAAGGTAAAGGGTTTAATGCCTTAATTCAAGGATCTGATTTGTGACTTGTCACAGTCATTTTCCTTACTCTTAACCACTCTCCATGTAAGTACTATTTTCCTTTTCAAggaattgacataattttacttgtcttttaaaaaatccaaaagtgATATTTGCAGGTTCCAAggtaaagaaataataaatcatCAAAGAATACAGAAGGAGCCTGACAGCACATGTTTACTCAGACGTGAATTGGAAGAATAGTCTTATTATTCCACAGCGCATCAAATACAAAaccacaaaaattatttcttgttCCTCTGCAAAAAATAAGCACCATTTAACATAACAAAA is drawn from Juglans regia cultivar Chandler chromosome 5, Walnut 2.0, whole genome shotgun sequence and contains these coding sequences:
- the LOC109002622 gene encoding ras-related protein RABE1c, which gives rise to MAAPPARARADYDYLIKLLLIGDSGVGKSCLLLRFSDGSFTTSFITTIGIDFKIRTIELDGKRIKLQIWDTAGQERFRTITTAYYRGAMGILLVYDVTDESSFNNIRNWIRNIEQHASDNVNKILVGNKADMDESKRAVPTSKGQALADEYGIKFFETSAKTNLNVEQVFFSIARDIKQRLADTDSRAEPSTIKINQPDQAAGGGQAAQRSACCGS
- the LOC109002620 gene encoding uncharacterized protein LOC109002620 isoform X2; the protein is MNKGFWTEKGAGQVHDGDSTFDNTSRTEPKRSHQWFVDAAETELFPNKKQAVHAPNSKLSSGMSIANIPSWENASSFNSVPNQYVSRLFGSDTARSVNFAERNISSAGTENLNVRRKGMDDQFGEDASIGLSISHSMEDPETCLTYGGIRKVKVNQVKDSDPSMHIQKGHCSSGENISHLSPGHTYDRESEAAFTSIGQSYNQDDSVTLMGHTYNRGDANIRSITPTYGNGDGTSISISDTYGKGEANVLSFSGFPDEQDIIPVGRPGSSYDLFFNQPSVQTSETSCEKVLDTTNASAVLSATRATKSRPEFVSKNKPEFRTSKKEAPNSFPSNVRSLISTGMLDGVPVKYVSLAREELRGIIKGSGYLCGCQSCDYSKVLNAYEFERHAGCKTKHPNNHIYFENGKTIYQIVQELRSTPESLLFDAIQTVFGAPINQKSFRIWKESFQAATRELQRIYGKEELNI
- the LOC109002620 gene encoding uncharacterized protein LOC109002620 isoform X1 translates to MSFQNKGFWTEKGAGQVHDGDSTFDNTSRTEPKRSHQWFVDAAETELFPNKKQAVHAPNSKLSSGMSIANIPSWENASSFNSVPNQYVSRLFGSDTARSVNFAERNISSAGTENLNVRRKGMDDQFGEDASIGLSISHSMEDPETCLTYGGIRKVKVNQVKDSDPSMHIQKGHCSSGENISHLSPGHTYDRESEAAFTSIGQSYNQDDSVTLMGHTYNRGDANIRSITPTYGNGDGTSISISDTYGKGEANVLSFSGFPDEQDIIPVGRPGSSYDLFFNQPSVQTSETSCEKVLDTTNASAVLSATRATKSRPEFVSKNKPEFRTSKKEAPNSFPSNVRSLISTGMLDGVPVKYVSLAREELRGIIKGSGYLCGCQSCDYSKVLNAYEFERHAGCKTKHPNNHIYFENGKTIYQIVQELRSTPESLLFDAIQTVFGAPINQKSFRIWKESFQAATRELQRIYGKEELNI